A window of Candidatus Polarisedimenticolia bacterium genomic DNA:
TCGCCCCCGCCACCGCGTTCAGAAGGGCGTTGAGAATGGGCCAGTCTCCGATGGCATCCGATCCGTCGCGCATCGCCTCGGTCTCCCGATTGGGAGAGGCGACCGAGCCGGAGTCGAGATGGTCGCGCCCGATGACGATGGGAGCGGAGATCTCGCCGCGTGCCACCAGGTCGTTGATTGCCAGTCCCAGCTTCGCCCGCTCGCCGTAGCCGAGCCAGCAGATGCGTGCCGGCAGCCCCTGGAAGTGCACCTTCTCGCCGGCCATTCGGATCCAGCGGCACAGCGCGGGGTTGTCGGCGAACAGCTCGAGGACGGCGCGATCGGTGCGCTGGATGTCGCGCGGATCACCCGACAGGGCCACCCAGCGGAACGGCCCCTTCCCTTCGCAGAACAGCGGCCGGATGTACTCCGGCACGAAGCCGGGAAACGCGAAGGCGTCGTCGACCCCGGCTTCTTTCGCCACCTGACGGATGTTGTTGCCGTAATCGAAAGTAATCGCGCCCGCGTTCATGAGGTCGAGCATCCCGCGCACATGCACCGCGATGGAAGCGCGCGAGCGGCGCTGATACTCCTCCGGATCCGAGGCGCGCAGCGCCAGGGCGTCGGCATAGGGGAGGCCGTGCGGGACGTAGCCCTGCAGCGGATCGTGGGCCGAGGTCTGATCGGTCAGGAGATCCGGAATCACTCCTTCGCGATGGAAGCGGGGCACGAGGTCGGCGGCGTTTCCTTCCAGCGCCACGGAGAAGGCCCGGCGCTCCTGCTGCGCCTTGCGGGCCAGCGACACCGCCTCCTCGAAGGAGGAGGTGGCCTCGTCGCAGTAGCCGGTTTCCAGCCGGCGCCGGATGCGTTGTGGATCGACCTCGATGGCGATGATCACGCCGCCGTTCAAAGTGGCGGCGAGCGGCTGCGCGCCGCCCATGCCCCCCAACCCGGCCGTCAGGACGAGCCGCCCGGCGAGATCGCCGCCGAAATGCCGCCGCGCCGCCGCGGCGAAGGTCTCGTAGGTCCCCTGCAGGATCCCCTGCGTCCCGATGTAGATCCAGGAGCCGGCGGTCATCTGCCCGTACATCGTCAGCCCCATCCGCTCGTACTCGCGGAAGTGGGACCAATCGGCCCAGGCGGGGACCAGCATCGAGTTGCTGATCAGGACGCGCGGCACTTCCCTCTGCGTGCGGAAGACTCCCACCGGCTTGCCCGATTGGACCAGCAGCGTTTCGTCGTCTTCGAGCCGGCGCAGCGTCTGTACGATCCGGTCGAAGGCCTCCCAGCTGCGCGCCGCCTTGCCGGTGCCGCCGTAGACCACGAGATCTGCGGGGCGCTCGGCCACCTCGGGATCGAGGTTGTTCATCAGCATGCGCATCGCGGCTTCCTGGACCCATCCGCGGCACGACATCTCCGACCCGCGCGGGGCACGAATCAGGCGGGGAGCATCCTTGGCCATCAACATCTCCTTCCGGATTTCATCGCAGCGGCCCTGCCACGCTCTGCGCCGCCGCCAGGATCTTTCCCGATTGCAGCAGCACGGTCATGCGCTCGATGTCCTCCGCCAGGACGCGATCCTCGGCGAGCGCCGGCACCACCTTGCGCACGGCGCGCAGGGCGGAGCGCAGGGCCGGCGAGGTCTTCAGGGGCAAGAGCATCTCCAGCCCCTGGCAGGCGGCGAGGATCTCGATCGCCAGGACCCGCTCGGCGTTCTCCAGGATGCGCAGCGCCTTGCGGGCCGCCCAGGCGCCCATCGAGACATGATCCTCCTGCGCGGCGGAGGTCGGGATCGAATCGACGCTCGCCGGATGGGCGAGCCCCTTGTTCTCGGAGACCAGGGCCGCGGCGGTCACCTGGGCCATCATGAACCCGGAGTTGAAGCCGGGATCGCGCGTGAGAAATGCGGGCAGACCGCTCAAGTCGGGATTGGTGAGGCGCTCGACCCGGCGCTCGGAGATGCAGGCCAGCCCCGCCACCGCCATCGAGAGATAATCGAGCGCCAGCGACACCGGCTGGCCGTGGAAGTTGCCGCCCGGCAGCAGCTCGCGACGGCCGGGGAACAGGATCGGGTTGTCGGTGACGGCGTTGATCTCGCGCTCCAGCACCGCGCGGACATGCGCCATGGCGTCGCGGCTGGCGCCGTGCACCTGCGGCATGCAGCGCAGCGAATAGCCGTCCTGCACCTTTCCGCAATCGGCGTGCGAGCGCTCCACCTCCGAATGCCCGAGCAGCCTTCGCAGATTGTCGGCCGAGGCGGCTTGCCCGGGATGCGGGCGCAGCTTCCCAAGGCGCTCGTCGAAGGCGCGCCGGGAGCCACGCAGCGCCTCCAGCGACATCGCGCCTGCCAGATCGGCGTGACGCGCCAGGTTCTCGGACCGGGTCAGCGCGAGCGTCCCCACCGCGGTCATCAGCTGGGTGCCGTTGATCAGGGCGATCCCTTCCTTGGCCTTGAGGCGGACGGGCGCGAGCCCGATGCGCGCGAGGGCGCGGCGCGCCGGAAGCTCCCGGCCGAAGGCCCGGACGGTGCCTTCCCCCATCAGCGCCAGGGCCAGGTGGGCCAAAGGTGCCAGGTCGCCGCTCGCTCCGACCGATCCCTGCGACGGAATGCGCGGCAGCACGTCGCGGTTCAGCATCGCCAGCAGCGCCTCCACCACGCCGGGACGGACCCCGGAATGGCCGCGCGCCAGGACGTTGGCGCGCAAAAGGATCAGGGCGCGCACGGAGACGTCGTCCAGCGGCTCTCCGACGCCGGCGCAATGGCTGCGGATCAGGTTGATTTGCAGCGCGTCGAGCCTGTCCGGGGCGATGCGCACGTCCTTGAGGCGCCCGAAGCCGGTGTTGACCCCGTAAATCGGATCGGATCCTTGCGCCAGCTTATCGATGACGCGGCGCGCGCGCGCCATGCCGCGGCGCGCGCCGGGGGCGAGGCGCACCCGTGCGCGGCGGACCGAGACCCGCTGTACGTCCTCGAGGCTCAAGGACGCGCCGTCCAGGAAGATGATGGGCTGCATGACCGGCGGAGTTTAGCCGTTTTCCGAGTTCCCCTGCAAAGGGTGGAAAACGGTCACGTCGCGCTGGCTTTCGTCGCGGTTGATGGGCTTCGAATCCCTTTGATAAGATGCCGTGCCCAAGAGAGCGCGGCCCTGGGCGGCCCCGAGTCCCTTGGATTTTTTCTTCCACACAATCCACAGGTAGGACCCGATGCCTTGCGTCGTCGTCGTGGGCGGTCAATGGGGAGATGAAGGGAAAGGGAAGATCGTCGACCGCCTGACCGAGCGGGCCGAGGTCGTGGTGCGCTACCAGGGCGGCCCCAACGCCGGCCATACGGTGGTGATCGACGGCAAGCGCTTCGCCTTGCGGCATCTGCCTTCCGGAATCCTGCGCCCGGGGGTCCTCAGCGTCGTGGGCAACGGCGTGGTCGTCGATCCCGCCGCGCTGCTGGGCGAGATCCAGGACATCCGCGACAGCGGCGTCGAGATCGGCGAGAACCTGAAGATCAGCGATCGGGCGCACGTGATCCTGCCGGAGCACCGCGTCCTGGACGCGGCCAGCGAGGACGCGCGCGGGGAATCGCGCATCGGCACCACCCGGCGCGGTATCGGCCCCGCCTACGAGAGCAAGGTGGGGAGGATGGGGGTGCGGATGGGCGACTTGCTGAATCCGCAGCTGCTGCGAGACAAGCTGGAGGTCTACCGCGCGGAGCGCTTCCGCAAGTTAGGCCTCGAGCCGGACGGCCGGGACGTGGTGGAGGAATACCTGGGCCACGGCGCGGCGCTGGAAGGATTCATCGCCGACACGGTGGCGCTGCTTCACGCTCGCCTGACCAGCGGCGCGCGCCTCCTGTTCGAGGGGGCGCAGGGGACGCTCCTGGATCTCGATTTCGGCACCTACCCCTTCGTTACCTCTTCGAACTCTTCGGCCGGCGGAGCCTGCACGGGGACCGGCGTCGGACCGGCGCGCATCACCGGCGTGCTCGGAGTGTTCAAGGCCTACTGCAGCCGCGTCGGCTCGGGCCCTTTCCCGACCGAGCAGCTCGGCGAGTCGGGAGAGAAGATTCGCGAGCGCGGCCGGGAGTACGGCACGGTGACCGGCAGGCCGAGGCGCTGCGGCTGGTTCGACGCCGTGCTGGGTCGCTATGCGGTCCGGGTGAACTCGATGGACTGCGCTGCCCTG
This region includes:
- a CDS encoding adenylosuccinate synthase, yielding MPCVVVVGGQWGDEGKGKIVDRLTERAEVVVRYQGGPNAGHTVVIDGKRFALRHLPSGILRPGVLSVVGNGVVVDPAALLGEIQDIRDSGVEIGENLKISDRAHVILPEHRVLDAASEDARGESRIGTTRRGIGPAYESKVGRMGVRMGDLLNPQLLRDKLEVYRAERFRKLGLEPDGRDVVEEYLGHGAALEGFIADTVALLHARLTSGARLLFEGAQGTLLDLDFGTYPFVTSSNSSAGGACTGTGVGPARITGVLGVFKAYCSRVGSGPFPTEQLGESGEKIRERGREYGTVTGRPRRCGWFDAVLGRYAVRVNSMDCAALTLLDVLDEFEHVPVAVAYEHRGERFETLPADLETFGRCEPVYEVMEGWKRPIGTLKGFGDLPAACRAYIDRLEMLLGCEIGLVSTGPERSQTLMRPNSRLDGWLAGK
- the hutH gene encoding histidine ammonia-lyase — encoded protein: MQPIIFLDGASLSLEDVQRVSVRRARVRLAPGARRGMARARRVIDKLAQGSDPIYGVNTGFGRLKDVRIAPDRLDALQINLIRSHCAGVGEPLDDVSVRALILLRANVLARGHSGVRPGVVEALLAMLNRDVLPRIPSQGSVGASGDLAPLAHLALALMGEGTVRAFGRELPARRALARIGLAPVRLKAKEGIALINGTQLMTAVGTLALTRSENLARHADLAGAMSLEALRGSRRAFDERLGKLRPHPGQAASADNLRRLLGHSEVERSHADCGKVQDGYSLRCMPQVHGASRDAMAHVRAVLEREINAVTDNPILFPGRRELLPGGNFHGQPVSLALDYLSMAVAGLACISERRVERLTNPDLSGLPAFLTRDPGFNSGFMMAQVTAAALVSENKGLAHPASVDSIPTSAAQEDHVSMGAWAARKALRILENAERVLAIEILAACQGLEMLLPLKTSPALRSALRAVRKVVPALAEDRVLAEDIERMTVLLQSGKILAAAQSVAGPLR
- the hutU gene encoding urocanate hydratase codes for the protein MAKDAPRLIRAPRGSEMSCRGWVQEAAMRMLMNNLDPEVAERPADLVVYGGTGKAARSWEAFDRIVQTLRRLEDDETLLVQSGKPVGVFRTQREVPRVLISNSMLVPAWADWSHFREYERMGLTMYGQMTAGSWIYIGTQGILQGTYETFAAAARRHFGGDLAGRLVLTAGLGGMGGAQPLAATLNGGVIIAIEVDPQRIRRRLETGYCDEATSSFEEAVSLARKAQQERRAFSVALEGNAADLVPRFHREGVIPDLLTDQTSAHDPLQGYVPHGLPYADALALRASDPEEYQRRSRASIAVHVRGMLDLMNAGAITFDYGNNIRQVAKEAGVDDAFAFPGFVPEYIRPLFCEGKGPFRWVALSGDPRDIQRTDRAVLELFADNPALCRWIRMAGEKVHFQGLPARICWLGYGERAKLGLAINDLVARGEISAPIVIGRDHLDSGSVASPNRETEAMRDGSDAIGDWPILNALLNAVAGASWVSVHHGGGVGIGYSLHAGMVVVADGTSAAASRLERVLTTDPGTGVMRHADAGYPEALDAARRFKIDLPSL